From Rhodamnia argentea isolate NSW1041297 chromosome 10, ASM2092103v1, whole genome shotgun sequence, a single genomic window includes:
- the LOC115739304 gene encoding uncharacterized protein LOC115739304 isoform X1 yields MADCIDSPPITPLSPSSEITRRLPSSIGERHGTLGSASPDERGRDGPPATASGVEGSIETSCQVQESRDCALGTLSAEVCASIVNVMGTSSSPKARGSVCFQEVIEEDSAEEAKRGSVFEAMGNQSSLDLNGDGEFLGNGKVSAGLLEIKKQQLLNDLEGGSIFREVARSEFVTDESPAIDVIGVATDGNKISGELVYTCDDMEGKNGIDGSLGRSLKIQVIDDTALIEPLSFPGIVNGGDKEMGMVASSTRCSEGNANKNAKEVADVKKTRGPRRKGKGAKRDNLVLFDEPVDACRTEGDGTIRRYLREEMEALRFVNISEQPKFWRKIYDGLGPVAREYANLASSKHWAQSTLSYHCQRQSLGRAQDPGILGEGCKEQVGVVLENTEDSETNCMDLDPACGQNISCEDVDIIEEGGEEDSDNSYEYFASIQRPAFLVEGEPNFDSGPPEDGLEFLRRVRWEAAQIPNVKVAKLDQSKLHKEQSTYMPVIPEIAKCPEHLMPLKQWEDAFLEDFSMLRRALSSVESASAEISGKLHSLIKVVQKYPVQHPKSNASEILNDCQTAREVDEAVLNPGREYLGSEKSEDPMLFTILGMDSVARVSMLRKRIDSVEAASLLSRNDCLWLFALCAAVDTPLDSNTCASLRSLLRKCASLRAQKAEMDGEVIMLNILATISGRYFGQSEN; encoded by the exons ATGGCCGACTGCATCGATTCACCTCCCATAACTCCGCTCTCTCCATCGTCCGAAATCACCCGACGTCTTCCTTCTTCCATCGGAGAACGCCATGGCACCTTGGGCTCTGCTTCGCCTGATGAACGAGGGCGCGATGGACCACCGGCCACTGCCTCCGGTGTCGAGGGCTCGATCGAAACTTCGTGCCAAGTGCAAGAATCGCGTGACTGCGCGTTGGGTACGTTGTCCGCGGAAGTTTGTGCGAGTATTGTGAACGTGATGGGCACGTCGAGTTCTCCGAAGGCGCGGGGGTCCGTCTGTTTCCAGGAAGTCATTGAGGAGGACTCCGCGGAGGAAGCCAAGAGGGGCTCTGTTTTCGAAGCGATGGGTAACCAGTCTTCTTTGGATCTGAATGGCGATGGGGAGTTTCTTGGTAATGGCAAAGTATCTGCGGGTCTGTTGGAAATTAAAAAGCAGCAGTTGTTGAATGATCTTGAAGGTGGGTCAATCTTCAGAGAGGTAGCCCGGTCAGAGTTTGTCACTGATGAATCCCCCGCTATTGATGTGATAGGGGTTGCGACTGATGGAAACAAAATTTCTGGGGAGTTGGTGTATACTTGTGACGACATGGAAGGCAAGAACGGAATCGATGGCTCTCTTGGACGTTCTTTGAAGATTCAAGTCATTGATGATACTGCATTGATTGAACCCCTCTCGTTCCCTGGAATTGTAAATGGGGGTGACAAGGAGATGGGAATGGTGGCAAGTTCTACAAGATGCTCTGAAGGAAATGCTAATAAAAATGCGAAAGAAGTGGCAGATGTAAAGAAGACTAGAGGTCCTCGGAGGAAAGGGAAAGGTGCAAAGCGAGACAATTTAGTGCTTTTCGATGAACCTGTAGATGCTTGTCGAACAGAGGGTGACGGAACCATAAGAAGGTACTTGAGGGAAGAAATGGAGGCCCTGAGGTTTGTTAATATTTCAGAACAACCAAAGTTTTGGAGAAAGATTTATGATGGCCTGGGCCCTGTGGCAAGAGAGTATGCAAACCTTGCAAGCTCTAAGCATTGGGCACAGTCTACTTTGAGCTATCATTGCCAGCGTCAGTCCCTTGGGAGGGCGCAGGATCCTGGTATTCTTG GTGAAGGGTGTAAAGAACAGGTTGGTGTTGTACTAGAGAACACAGAGGACAGTGAAACAAACTGTATGGATCTGGATCCTGCTTGTGGCCAAAATATTAGTTGTGAAGATGTTGATATTATAGAAGAAGGGGGCGAGGAAGATAGTGACAACAGTTATGAATACTTTGCTAGCATCCAAAGACCAGCCTTTTTGGTTGAGGGAGAACCCAACTTTGATTCTGGGCCTCCAGAAGATGGGTTAGAGTTTCTTAGGCGGGTCAG GTGGGAAGCCGCACAGATTCCAAATGTGAAGGTAGCTAAGCTTGACCAGAGTAAATTACACAAAGAACAGAGCACTTACATGCCTGTAATACCTGAGATTGCCAAGTGTCCAGAGCATTTGATGCCACTGAAACAATGGGAGGACGCTTTTCTTGAGGATTTTTCAATGTTGAGGAGG GCGTTGTCGAGTGTTGAGAGTGCCAGTGCTGAAATTTCAGGCAAACTACATTCTTTGATCAAGGTTGTGCAGAAGTACCCTGTTCAACATCCCAAAAGCAATGCTTCAGAAATTTTGAACGACTGTCAAACTGCTCGGGAGGTTGATGAAGCAGTCCTTAATCCTGGCCGGGAATATCTTGGCAGTGAAAAAAGTGAAGACCCCATGTTGTTCACAATACTTGGGATGGACTCGGTAGCTAGGGTGTCCATGCTCAGAAAACGCATAGACTCCGTGGAGGCCGCGAGCCTTCTTTCAAGAAACGATTGTCTGTGGCTCTTTGCTCTGTGCGCGGCGGTGGACACCCCATTGGATTCTAACACTTGTGCATCTCTTCGGAGTTTGCTCCGGAAATGTGCGAGCTTGCGAGCGCAGAAGGCTGAAATGGACGGCGAAGTTATAATGCTGAATATTCTGGCCACCATTTCCGGGAGGTATTTCGGCCAGTCAGAAAACTGA
- the LOC115739304 gene encoding uncharacterized protein LOC115739304 isoform X2, which produces MADCIDSPPITPLSPSSEITRRLPSSIGERHGTLGSASPDERGRDGPPATASGVEGSIETSCQVQESRDCALGTLSAEVCASIVNVMGTSSSPKARGSVCFQEVIEEDSAEEAKRGSVFEAMGNQSSLDLNGDGEFLGNGKVSAGLLEIKKQQLLNDLEGGSIFREVARSEFVTDESPAIDVIGVATDGNKISGELVYTCDDMEGKNGIDGSLGRSLKIQVIDDTALIEPLSFPGIVNGGECSEGNANKNAKEVADVKKTRGPRRKGKGAKRDNLVLFDEPVDACRTEGDGTIRRYLREEMEALRFVNISEQPKFWRKIYDGLGPVAREYANLASSKHWAQSTLSYHCQRQSLGRAQDPGILGEGCKEQVGVVLENTEDSETNCMDLDPACGQNISCEDVDIIEEGGEEDSDNSYEYFASIQRPAFLVEGEPNFDSGPPEDGLEFLRRVRWEAAQIPNVKVAKLDQSKLHKEQSTYMPVIPEIAKCPEHLMPLKQWEDAFLEDFSMLRRALSSVESASAEISGKLHSLIKVVQKYPVQHPKSNASEILNDCQTAREVDEAVLNPGREYLGSEKSEDPMLFTILGMDSVARVSMLRKRIDSVEAASLLSRNDCLWLFALCAAVDTPLDSNTCASLRSLLRKCASLRAQKAEMDGEVIMLNILATISGRYFGQSEN; this is translated from the exons ATGGCCGACTGCATCGATTCACCTCCCATAACTCCGCTCTCTCCATCGTCCGAAATCACCCGACGTCTTCCTTCTTCCATCGGAGAACGCCATGGCACCTTGGGCTCTGCTTCGCCTGATGAACGAGGGCGCGATGGACCACCGGCCACTGCCTCCGGTGTCGAGGGCTCGATCGAAACTTCGTGCCAAGTGCAAGAATCGCGTGACTGCGCGTTGGGTACGTTGTCCGCGGAAGTTTGTGCGAGTATTGTGAACGTGATGGGCACGTCGAGTTCTCCGAAGGCGCGGGGGTCCGTCTGTTTCCAGGAAGTCATTGAGGAGGACTCCGCGGAGGAAGCCAAGAGGGGCTCTGTTTTCGAAGCGATGGGTAACCAGTCTTCTTTGGATCTGAATGGCGATGGGGAGTTTCTTGGTAATGGCAAAGTATCTGCGGGTCTGTTGGAAATTAAAAAGCAGCAGTTGTTGAATGATCTTGAAGGTGGGTCAATCTTCAGAGAGGTAGCCCGGTCAGAGTTTGTCACTGATGAATCCCCCGCTATTGATGTGATAGGGGTTGCGACTGATGGAAACAAAATTTCTGGGGAGTTGGTGTATACTTGTGACGACATGGAAGGCAAGAACGGAATCGATGGCTCTCTTGGACGTTCTTTGAAGATTCAAGTCATTGATGATACTGCATTGATTGAACCCCTCTCGTTCCCTGGAATTGTAAATGGGGGTGA ATGCTCTGAAGGAAATGCTAATAAAAATGCGAAAGAAGTGGCAGATGTAAAGAAGACTAGAGGTCCTCGGAGGAAAGGGAAAGGTGCAAAGCGAGACAATTTAGTGCTTTTCGATGAACCTGTAGATGCTTGTCGAACAGAGGGTGACGGAACCATAAGAAGGTACTTGAGGGAAGAAATGGAGGCCCTGAGGTTTGTTAATATTTCAGAACAACCAAAGTTTTGGAGAAAGATTTATGATGGCCTGGGCCCTGTGGCAAGAGAGTATGCAAACCTTGCAAGCTCTAAGCATTGGGCACAGTCTACTTTGAGCTATCATTGCCAGCGTCAGTCCCTTGGGAGGGCGCAGGATCCTGGTATTCTTG GTGAAGGGTGTAAAGAACAGGTTGGTGTTGTACTAGAGAACACAGAGGACAGTGAAACAAACTGTATGGATCTGGATCCTGCTTGTGGCCAAAATATTAGTTGTGAAGATGTTGATATTATAGAAGAAGGGGGCGAGGAAGATAGTGACAACAGTTATGAATACTTTGCTAGCATCCAAAGACCAGCCTTTTTGGTTGAGGGAGAACCCAACTTTGATTCTGGGCCTCCAGAAGATGGGTTAGAGTTTCTTAGGCGGGTCAG GTGGGAAGCCGCACAGATTCCAAATGTGAAGGTAGCTAAGCTTGACCAGAGTAAATTACACAAAGAACAGAGCACTTACATGCCTGTAATACCTGAGATTGCCAAGTGTCCAGAGCATTTGATGCCACTGAAACAATGGGAGGACGCTTTTCTTGAGGATTTTTCAATGTTGAGGAGG GCGTTGTCGAGTGTTGAGAGTGCCAGTGCTGAAATTTCAGGCAAACTACATTCTTTGATCAAGGTTGTGCAGAAGTACCCTGTTCAACATCCCAAAAGCAATGCTTCAGAAATTTTGAACGACTGTCAAACTGCTCGGGAGGTTGATGAAGCAGTCCTTAATCCTGGCCGGGAATATCTTGGCAGTGAAAAAAGTGAAGACCCCATGTTGTTCACAATACTTGGGATGGACTCGGTAGCTAGGGTGTCCATGCTCAGAAAACGCATAGACTCCGTGGAGGCCGCGAGCCTTCTTTCAAGAAACGATTGTCTGTGGCTCTTTGCTCTGTGCGCGGCGGTGGACACCCCATTGGATTCTAACACTTGTGCATCTCTTCGGAGTTTGCTCCGGAAATGTGCGAGCTTGCGAGCGCAGAAGGCTGAAATGGACGGCGAAGTTATAATGCTGAATATTCTGGCCACCATTTCCGGGAGGTATTTCGGCCAGTCAGAAAACTGA
- the LOC115739307 gene encoding PTI1-like tyrosine-protein kinase 3 isoform X2, whose product MRRWLCCTCQVEESYPTNDDEVLKSPRNPVHGHQKSSKSSAPVKPEVQKAAPPIEVPALSLDELKEKTDNFGSKSLIGEGSYGRVYYANLNSGKAVSVKKLDASSEAGSNVEFLTQVSMVSRLRHENLVELLGYCVEGNLRVLAYEFATMGSLHDVLHGRKGVQGAQPGPVLDWMQRVKIAVDAARGLEYLHEKVQPSIIHRDIRSSNVLLFEDFKAKIADFNLSNQAPDMAARLHSTRVLGTFGYHAPEYAMTGQLTQKSDVYSFGVVLLELLTGRKPVDHTMPRGQQSLVTWATPRLSEDKVKQCVDPRLSGDYPPKGLAKLAAVAALCVQYEAEFRPNMSIVVKALQPLLKAAAPAPQT is encoded by the exons ATGCGGCGGTGGCTTTGTTGTACTTGTCAAGTTGAAGAATCTTACCCTACCAACGATGATGAGGTACTTAAAAGCCCGAGGAACCCTGTACATG GGCATCAAAAAAGTTCAAAGTCGTCTGCTCCTGTTAAACCTGAAGTGCAAAAGGCAGCACCACCTATTGAGGTTCCTGCTTTGTCATTGGATGAGCTAAAAGAAAAGACTGATAATTTCGGATCAAAGTCATTGATTGGTGAAGGATCTTATGGAAGAGTATATTATGCTAACTTAAATAGTGGAAAAGCTGTGTCTGTCAAAAAGCTTGATGCTTCATCTGAGGCCGGGTCAAATGTTGAGTTTCTGACGCAG GTTTCCATGGTATCAAGGTTGAGGCACGAAAATCTTGTTGAGTTGCTTGGTTACTGTGTTGAAGGGAATCTTCGTGTGCTTGCATATGAGTTCGCAACCATGGGATCACTACATGATGTACTTCATG GAAGAAAAGGAGTTCAAGGTGCGCAACCAGGCCCTGTCCTAGACTGGATGCAGCGAGTGAAAATTGCTGTTGATGCAGCAAGGGGATTGGAATATTTGCATGAGAAGGTTCAGCCTTCTATAATCCATAGGGATATTAGGTCCAGCAATGTGCTTCTGTTTGAAGACTTCAAAGCCAAAATTGCAGATTTTAATCTGTCAAATCAGGCACCTGACATGGCTGCCCGTCTTCATTCCACCAGAGTTTTGGGAACCTTCGGCTATCACGCTCCAGA GTATGCAATGACTGGACAATTGACACAGAAAAGTGACGTGTATAGCTTTGGAGTTGTTCTTCTAGAGCTTTTAACTGGGAGGAAACCTGTGGATCATACCATGCCTCGTGGACAGCAGAGTCTTGTTACCTGG GCAACTCCAAGATTGAGCGAAGACAAAGTTAAACAGTGTGTAGATCCAAGGCTTAGTGGAGATTATCCTCCAAAGGGACTTGCCAAG TTGGCAGCTGTTGCTGCCTTGTGTGTGCAATATGAAGCGGAGTTTCGGCCCAATATGAGCATCGTTGTCAAGGCTTTGCAGCCTCTGCTGAAGGCTGCAGCACCTGCTCCACAGACTTGA
- the LOC115739307 gene encoding PTI1-like tyrosine-protein kinase 1 isoform X1 translates to MEREIHRRGLVAHAPPPGYFVRLEYRRAKDDLLLKKSSSKKMRRWLCCTCQVEESYPTNDDEVLKSPRNPVHGHQKSSKSSAPVKPEVQKAAPPIEVPALSLDELKEKTDNFGSKSLIGEGSYGRVYYANLNSGKAVSVKKLDASSEAGSNVEFLTQVSMVSRLRHENLVELLGYCVEGNLRVLAYEFATMGSLHDVLHGRKGVQGAQPGPVLDWMQRVKIAVDAARGLEYLHEKVQPSIIHRDIRSSNVLLFEDFKAKIADFNLSNQAPDMAARLHSTRVLGTFGYHAPEYAMTGQLTQKSDVYSFGVVLLELLTGRKPVDHTMPRGQQSLVTWATPRLSEDKVKQCVDPRLSGDYPPKGLAKLAAVAALCVQYEAEFRPNMSIVVKALQPLLKAAAPAPQT, encoded by the exons ATGGAGCGCGAAATCCATCGCCGAGGTTTAGTC GCGCATGCCCCTCCTCCAGGTTACTTTGTTCGCCTGGAATATCGGAGAGCTAAAGACGACCTTCTCTTGAAGAAGAGCTCTAGCAAGAAAATGCGGCGGTGGCTTTGTTGTACTTGTCAAGTTGAAGAATCTTACCCTACCAACGATGATGAGGTACTTAAAAGCCCGAGGAACCCTGTACATG GGCATCAAAAAAGTTCAAAGTCGTCTGCTCCTGTTAAACCTGAAGTGCAAAAGGCAGCACCACCTATTGAGGTTCCTGCTTTGTCATTGGATGAGCTAAAAGAAAAGACTGATAATTTCGGATCAAAGTCATTGATTGGTGAAGGATCTTATGGAAGAGTATATTATGCTAACTTAAATAGTGGAAAAGCTGTGTCTGTCAAAAAGCTTGATGCTTCATCTGAGGCCGGGTCAAATGTTGAGTTTCTGACGCAG GTTTCCATGGTATCAAGGTTGAGGCACGAAAATCTTGTTGAGTTGCTTGGTTACTGTGTTGAAGGGAATCTTCGTGTGCTTGCATATGAGTTCGCAACCATGGGATCACTACATGATGTACTTCATG GAAGAAAAGGAGTTCAAGGTGCGCAACCAGGCCCTGTCCTAGACTGGATGCAGCGAGTGAAAATTGCTGTTGATGCAGCAAGGGGATTGGAATATTTGCATGAGAAGGTTCAGCCTTCTATAATCCATAGGGATATTAGGTCCAGCAATGTGCTTCTGTTTGAAGACTTCAAAGCCAAAATTGCAGATTTTAATCTGTCAAATCAGGCACCTGACATGGCTGCCCGTCTTCATTCCACCAGAGTTTTGGGAACCTTCGGCTATCACGCTCCAGA GTATGCAATGACTGGACAATTGACACAGAAAAGTGACGTGTATAGCTTTGGAGTTGTTCTTCTAGAGCTTTTAACTGGGAGGAAACCTGTGGATCATACCATGCCTCGTGGACAGCAGAGTCTTGTTACCTGG GCAACTCCAAGATTGAGCGAAGACAAAGTTAAACAGTGTGTAGATCCAAGGCTTAGTGGAGATTATCCTCCAAAGGGACTTGCCAAG TTGGCAGCTGTTGCTGCCTTGTGTGTGCAATATGAAGCGGAGTTTCGGCCCAATATGAGCATCGTTGTCAAGGCTTTGCAGCCTCTGCTGAAGGCTGCAGCACCTGCTCCACAGACTTGA
- the LOC115739307 gene encoding PTI1-like tyrosine-protein kinase 3 isoform X3 produces the protein MEREIHRRGLVAHAPPPGYFVRLEYRRAKDDLLLKKSSSKKMRRWLCCTCQVEESYPTNDDEVLKSPRNPVHGHQKSSKSSAPVKPEVQKAAPPIEVPALSLDELKEKTDNFGSKSLIGEGSYGRVYYANLNSGKAVSVKKLDASSEAGSNVEFLTQVSMVSRLRHENLVELLGYCVEGNLRVLAYEFATMGSLHDVLHGRKGVQGAQPGPVLDWMQRVKIAVDAARGLEYLHEKVQPSIIHRDIRSSNVLLFEDFKAKIADFNLSNQAPDMAARLHSTRVLGTFGYHAPE, from the exons ATGGAGCGCGAAATCCATCGCCGAGGTTTAGTC GCGCATGCCCCTCCTCCAGGTTACTTTGTTCGCCTGGAATATCGGAGAGCTAAAGACGACCTTCTCTTGAAGAAGAGCTCTAGCAAGAAAATGCGGCGGTGGCTTTGTTGTACTTGTCAAGTTGAAGAATCTTACCCTACCAACGATGATGAGGTACTTAAAAGCCCGAGGAACCCTGTACATG GGCATCAAAAAAGTTCAAAGTCGTCTGCTCCTGTTAAACCTGAAGTGCAAAAGGCAGCACCACCTATTGAGGTTCCTGCTTTGTCATTGGATGAGCTAAAAGAAAAGACTGATAATTTCGGATCAAAGTCATTGATTGGTGAAGGATCTTATGGAAGAGTATATTATGCTAACTTAAATAGTGGAAAAGCTGTGTCTGTCAAAAAGCTTGATGCTTCATCTGAGGCCGGGTCAAATGTTGAGTTTCTGACGCAG GTTTCCATGGTATCAAGGTTGAGGCACGAAAATCTTGTTGAGTTGCTTGGTTACTGTGTTGAAGGGAATCTTCGTGTGCTTGCATATGAGTTCGCAACCATGGGATCACTACATGATGTACTTCATG GAAGAAAAGGAGTTCAAGGTGCGCAACCAGGCCCTGTCCTAGACTGGATGCAGCGAGTGAAAATTGCTGTTGATGCAGCAAGGGGATTGGAATATTTGCATGAGAAGGTTCAGCCTTCTATAATCCATAGGGATATTAGGTCCAGCAATGTGCTTCTGTTTGAAGACTTCAAAGCCAAAATTGCAGATTTTAATCTGTCAAATCAGGCACCTGACATGGCTGCCCGTCTTCATTCCACCAGAGTTTTGGGAACCTTCGGCTATCACGCTCCAGAGTAA